The nucleotide window TAAATGTATTAATTTTAATTTCCCAGGTAAACTGACAGACGAGAGTATTTTGTAGACATCACACCATAGCGCACTAATGAAGGTGTTGAGTGGCCACGTTGTGGTAAGTTTCACCTATAGCCACACGCTCCACATACCTATTGTATCCTAATGACATCAGGGAATTTGATCAGTGCATGTTTGGTTTCTCTTGCTCTGTACTATTTCACTGACAAGATAAGCACTTCTTCTGTTTTAGACAAAATCTCAGTCTGAGGACGGCATGGACATACTCATCATGTCAGCCTCACCTGTGAGTATTTTACACTCCACATCTTACGCATACAGCACTTTGTACAGTACAGGGCACACGTGAATAATGGTGACGATCTATGCTCCATTGATCTACTAAACACCTTTAAAGATTAAATCTTGTTCACAAAATTGCAAATTCCACTCTGGAATCTCAGTCCTGCTCTGTCACCTGCACTGACATGAATCTTCAAATCTTCAGGATGTCTTTAAAACTTTAAAACCTCGTTTTAAATGACTAAATACCATTCTTAGTGTAGGACAGAGCTGAGAATATTGGTGCATTTCTTTAACTGATCCCTTTTTTTTACCTTTCAGGTTCGTATGAATATGGAACTCCCCCAACTTAAGCAAACATATGAAAACAAGTTGacaaactcctcccacactggTAAGTTGTGAAAATTTCtcttcacgttttttttttttttttaatttaaaatttacCAAATGGATGTCAGCGATGACATACAACTACAGTTAATGTATAATTCACTTGGATCTTATTACATTTTAAATGCATATTTGAATTCATAGGTTAAGTTTGTATTTGTTTATTTGCCTTGACAGACAATATCAACCGAAAGCGCTGGAGGAAACTTTTCCGGCGGGTACAAAAAAACCAGATGGATTCTAGTTGTGCTACTCCGCCTCAAAGGAAGTTACTTTTTGGACGAGCTTTGTCAGATGTTTGTGAAGAAAATGGTGATCCCCCAAAGCCCATTATGGTATGTCTCTAGTTCATCAGATGAATTACATACAATATAAAATTGAAGTTTGTATTTTTGTATGTATTTATTATATGCAGTGTCAAAAATTTTAACTGTAACCCCCCCTTTTCCCCCCCTGTCATGCAATTGTTCTTCAGGAGATTCTCTTAGTGCTGTGCAGAAAGGGCCCATACACAGAAGGAGTGTTCAGGAAAGCTGGCAATGCCAAGGCTCTGAAAGAAATCAAGGAACAACTCAACAATGGAGTAGAAGTGGATCTACAAAATAAGCATGTGATCTTGCTAGCTGATCTCCTCAAGGTAAGACTTATTGAGTTAAATTGCATCTACCAATATGGAATGATGTTATCGCCATATCTATGTTGTGTTTAAGTATATGTGGTAATATCTCAGTATGCTGATGTCCTGAATCTAATTTAATGAATGGCAGGATTTCTTGAGGCACCTTCCTGGCAGTTTGCTAATGGTGGATCAGTACCAGGCCTGGATGACAGCAATGCAAAAGCAAGATTCACATGAAAGGTGCACTGAGCTCCAATTGTAAGTCTGAATTTGAACTGTATTAATGAGACAAATTTAAGTTTGGGTAACAAATAACAACCGTAGTTTAATCTTACCTCTGTGCTTATTCCCTTTCAGGGTGATTAATATGCTTCCGAAGCCCAATAATATACTCCTGAAACATCTCATCGTTTTGCTGTACCACATCCACACCAATACAGATAGAAACAAAATGGAGTCCAGCAGTTTAGCTGTTTGTGTTTCACCTAATTTGCTCCAAACTGACAACATTGAAATGCTAAAAAATGTGAGTATGCTGCTTTCATGATATGCTGTAATTCTTATTTATAGTCTATATTAGTGATATCAGTAATGTGTGTTTTTGCAGTGAGTTCTAACAGGTTCGGTTGTTATGTTACTAACTCCAACCCTGCTACCATGTAGGTCTCAAACCTGACTCAGTTCCTCATTGACAACTGTTGTGAAATATTTGGAAAGGATGCACTGACACTTCTTGGGGACCCAGAAGAGGAAGAACTCAGTGATAAAAATGGTAATATACTTTTAttgaaaaattttttttgaaTTGCTTCACATAATATTAAGATATTAAAAAAGATGGTTTTGTTTATATagcatgttctttttttttctttcctctacCAGATTCACTGTCCTCACTCCATCATGACTCTGCCTATGACAGCAATGACCCTGACGTGGATGGGCATAAAGGGAGCTACACAGAAATGCACACCTTCCATTCTGATACTGAAGAGAAAACTCTGGATTGCTTTCAAGTGTCCTCCTCCCCTGATGCTGTGGAGAAAAAAACTAACAAACCTTTTATTCGCCGATGCTCTGAGCCAACAATTGTCTTCAACAAAAGTGCTCGAAACCAGCCTGCCCTAACCAGGAGTCAGACAGATACGGACTTTTATGGACATTATTTGACAAAACAGATCTCAGATGAATGTGTTTTGTTTGGGGCGGGCAAAACGTTGTTAACTGTGCATAAGAAAATCTATATTTCATCTCCAGGTGAGCATCTCCAGCATACTTCTAAACACTGCTCACACTGCTCCTCTAGTTCTCTGGAAAGCACCTTCTCCAGTGCCTCAGAGAGCTCCATCCAAACTAGTTCCCCTATTATTTCATCCTCCAGTCAGAGACAGGCCATCCAACGTAAACTGTCTTTCCCCAGCCACTCAAAGGCACGTGAGACTGTGCTTGGTGAGGCCACCAAGAAACGCTCCCAATCAATGAAAGCGCCAAATTCTCGGACTAAAGTTAGCTTTTCTCGAGGGGGCATTAACAAACGAGCTCAGAAGGCCTTACGTCACAGCCAGACTCTCCCTGAAGTGCTGTGTCTCAACAGGTCCTTCCTCGTGCCACAAAAGCCCCAACGTTTGTCTAGTGAGGAGGTGTTCCAGCAAGTGGACAGCAGGATTTCGGGTAATCCTCCATCCTATGAGCAGGCAATTCAAGACAACGCTCACACTGCACTTTCACTCTGCAGCCCATTGACTGTTGACGCTGCTAGGTGTCTGTCAAGGCACACATGCAGTCAGTCTACATTCCCAACTGCAGAACCATCAAATTTCTGCTCAGCGAAAGAGAGCTGTTGCTCAGGTGGAGAAAGGAGTGATGTACTGGCTACGTCATCTACC belongs to Neoarius graeffei isolate fNeoGra1 chromosome 11, fNeoGra1.pri, whole genome shotgun sequence and includes:
- the tagapa gene encoding T cell activation RhoGTPase activating protein a, whose translation is MKVLSGHVVTKSQSEDGMDILIMSASPVRMNMELPQLKQTYENKLTNSSHTDNINRKRWRKLFRRVQKNQMDSSCATPPQRKLLFGRALSDVCEENGDPPKPIMEILLVLCRKGPYTEGVFRKAGNAKALKEIKEQLNNGVEVDLQNKHVILLADLLKDFLRHLPGSLLMVDQYQAWMTAMQKQDSHERCTELQLVINMLPKPNNILLKHLIVLLYHIHTNTDRNKMESSSLAVCVSPNLLQTDNIEMLKNVSNLTQFLIDNCCEIFGKDALTLLGDPEEEELSDKNDSLSSLHHDSAYDSNDPDVDGHKGSYTEMHTFHSDTEEKTLDCFQVSSSPDAVEKKTNKPFIRRCSEPTIVFNKSARNQPALTRSQTDTDFYGHYLTKQISDECVLFGAGKTLLTVHKKIYISSPGEHLQHTSKHCSHCSSSSLESTFSSASESSIQTSSPIISSSSQRQAIQRKLSFPSHSKARETVLGEATKKRSQSMKAPNSRTKVSFSRGGINKRAQKALRHSQTLPEVLCLNRSFLVPQKPQRLSSEEVFQQVDSRISGNPPSYEQAIQDNAHTALSLCSPLTVDAARCLSRHTCSQSTFPTAEPSNFCSAKESCCSGGERSDVLATSSTPPESRRGIVSETNFEESKNGLLHCCNRQKLEALDVRESDV